Genomic segment of Borreliella spielmanii:
ACAATTAAGCCACATTAATTCATTCTTCCCTCAAGAAAATATAAACACAATAACAAAAGAAATAATAAATGGAGAAGAATATATTGCACCTCACATAATAGCAAATCAATTATTAAAAATAAAAGACAAAAAATATTTTGAACAATTTATGCATTTTTTAAAAGTTGAAAACAGTACAATAAAAACTATAATTGAAAAACAAAAAATTGCAGATCTTCACAATGAATTGTACTATTCGAAACAATCACCACCACCTAAAACATCTAAAAGGCGAAAAAGATCGACTGATGACTCCAATAATAGCAATAGCAATCAATATAATCTAATACCCAAAATAATAGACCCAAGTACGGGCATTGAAATAACTCCTGAAAAATTAAGATCTCTTTTATCAAATGGCGACATAATATTAATAAAACCTAAAATAGATTGGACAGAGTTTTTTTATTTTTGGCAACATGTAGGAATATTTGATGAAGAAAAATACGAAGCCACTAAAAAAATTGCGTTTAATGGGAATGATAGTTTTGATATAAAATCAATAATCACAAGCAATCAAATCAAATTCGATACAGCATCTACTCAAGGCTCAGGATACGAAAAACTTTCAACATATGTACAATCAAGAATATTAAAAATATTCTCACCAATAACAGACACAAGAACAATTCAAAAAGCTATTAATTTTGGAAGAAGCAGATATATTGACAATAACTTTGGATATATGATACCACTAATATCCTCTAATTTATGGACAGATTCATTTAATCTTGAAGAAATTCATAACAAAACCTATTGTTCTTTAGTAGTTGATAGAATATATAAAATAGCAGGACTTAATGTATCAAGAAATTACGAAATTTCGGGAATAATTACTCCTGGAGAAATAAATGCAGCCGCATACAATTTTTACATGTCTTATACGATTGCAGGAATACTCCCCAGCGCGCTTCCAAAAAGACTTATTAAACCAAGTTTAAAAGAAAAATTCATTGGCTATAATAAAGAAATAGTAGATTCAATGGAATTGAAAAAATCGGAAGAAAAAATTTTTGGAAGAGCTTGCAATATAACAAACCTCTGGTGCTCAGGAAGTTAATACTGCTCTATATGGAAAAATATTATGCATGCATTTTGATTAATAGTAATGAAAAAATTATTTTCAAATCTTGGGAAGAATGCAAAACTACTATTAAAGGTAAAAATAATAAAATAAAAAGTTTTAAAACAATAGAACAAGCTCAAAATTGGCTATCCAATAATGGGGATACAATAATTTATCATCATCCTATTGGAATATATTTTGATTCTGGAACAGGAAGAGGAAAGGGTGTAGAAATTAAAGTTGTAAACGAAAAAGGAATTTCCATATTAGATAAAATACTGGACAAATCCCTAATTAATGAATATGGCAATCATTATGTCAAAAATTTTCAAGGGATTAGCAATAATTTTGGAGAACTACTTGCCTTATATGCAGCACTCAAAATAGCATTAAAAGAAAATATAGCAAACATATTTGGCGACAGTAAATTAATAATTGACTATTGGTCAAAAGGAATCTATAATAGCAAAAAACTAAAACAAATTACTATTGATTTAATCAAAAAAACAGTTGAACTAAGGAAAAAATTTGAAAAAGAAGGTGGAAAAATCTCTTTTATTCCGGGAAATGAAAATATTGCAGATCTTGGTTTTCACAAAACTAAGTAAAAATATTATTAAAAAATACATAAAAACAATATTTTTGATTTCAATGGTTTATTTTGACTGTTGTGCAACGGTCAAAATAAACCCTGATTATGAAACTGATTTTAAAATTTTAGAATCTCCTTCTAAATACATTAACATAGATTTAATTAAAGCAAAAAATGAATATATTTATATTCAAATCACAAACAATAGTTTAGACATAGTAAAAATAAATTGGCAAAACACCAGTCTTGACAACAATAAAATTGTCTTAAAAAAAGAAGATCTTACAATAAACAATGAAATAAAGTATAAAAATAAATATAGGGAGTTTTTTATTGGTCCTAAAACGTCATTTAAATTTAAAGCATATCCAAAAATTTTCTCTAAAACTAAAAATAGCAATTCCTTAAGCTCAGCTATTAAATATCCGTCTATTTTCAAACTCAACATAACAAAAGTAGGCATTGAAACAAAAAGAACAATAAATATTTTAATAACAAGAACTATAAAAATTAATGCTAGCAATAATACATAAAATCGTTATTATTTTTTTGTTTTTCTATTAATGATAAGCTCATAATTTGTATCTTTATTGTTTTCAAATGATGCTTTTACAGGAGCAAAAAAATTCCAAGAGATGTAAATTGTAAAATTATTTCTCCAAATAGGAGAATAAATCCCATCAGATCCTATCAGCAAATCTGGTTCTAAATTATATTCGCCAACAAATTTCCAATCATAAAAATTAAATTTAAAGCCAGATGAAAATTTTTTAATTTTAAAAAGTGAATTTTTTCTGTCTTGAGAATTAAAGAAATTAAAAGATTTTAACAAATCAGTAAAGATATTAACGGTCTCAAGGCCAATTTGATCCATATATCCTTTAAAATACCTAAAAGTCTTGGTATTTATTGAAAAAGTAGAAAAGTAAATTTCTAAAAATTCTGTATATTTAAATTTAAAAGTCAATGCTGACCAAAGTTCATTATCCGTAAATTTCTGCAAATTTATTTTCCAACCAGCATCTATCCCTAGAGTAAAAGAAAGCTTCTTATCAAACAAATTTAAAACGTTAAATTCTTTTTTATAACTAGAATCTATAGAATATGGAACAAGTTTAGTTGTAATGCCAACCTTGGAAAAATCCCCTTTTAAAGGATCATAGTTATATTCAAAGTCATCTTTCATCGCAAACAAAAACTGGAAATCAAAAACATTAAGCTTAAACGAAAGTTCAGAAACTCTATTTATCAAAGGATCATAAGCAGCTAAAAAACTAAATTTAAAATAATTCAAATATCTTGGCTCAATTTTATAATACAAAGCGGGGGACATTTCTAAATTTTTATAAGGTGAAGATGGTTTTTGGGGCTCTAAAGGGTTCAATAAAGACTGAACGCCAGAAATTCCAGAGTTTTTAATAGCATCTTCTTTAAACTTTTTATAATATTTAATTCCAATCCCAGCTTCTTGTAATAAATAAGGAAAATCTAAAGAAAGTTTAAGTTCAGAAGAAGCTTTAATGTCTTCAAAACTATTTTTTAATTCACCTGAAAGCTCAGCATTAAAATAATTAAAATCATAAATCAAAGAAGCTGTTAAACTTTGATAAAAAGTTTCCGGATCAGAGAAAAAAATACTACTATTCTTATTAACTAAAGATTTTACATCAGTATCATATTTTTTATTAAATGAATATAAAGTAGCCTTATTCTCAAGCTTTAAAATGCTTCTAGATAATACAGGATACCTAATAAAAGGGAGCAAGTTTACATTTATTTGATTAATAACAGAATGCTCACTTTTTTTATCTTTATCTTCAACTTTAAAATCTTTAGTCAAAGGATTATATTCAATAGTATTAAGATATAATAAATTTTCAAAAGTAATTAAACGATTGTAAAAATCTGCATGAATTTTTATATCCGTTTTATTTTTTATATCAAATAAATAATTTTTTATTTCATAATTAAAGTCTTTTGGGCTTGTGATACCATAATTATTAAAAAAAACATTATTTCTTAAATAGGGGTTAATGCCAAACCTAATGAAAAAAGAATCAAATTGATCAATACTTTTTAAAGTAATCGGTTCTGGAGAAATATATAAATCTTTATTTAAATCTTTTATTTTTTCGGGCTTTTCTCCCTTAACACTCTTTTTATATTTACCTTTATCTTCTAAATTTTTAATTTCTGGACGCATTATAATTTCTTTAGCATCAGCTGAAGAAAACGTCCATTGATTATTGTAAATATCTTTTTGAAAATTTAAATCAATATATGGAGCATAAATTCTCTCTAAATAAAACCATTTTCTTGTAGGATCATTAATCTCTTTTGGTTTTTCCAAAGGAGACTTAACATAAAGATTCTCATATCCTGACAATTTAAAACTTAAGCCTAAATTATTTAATTTATAATCTAAAATTGAATTATCACTAAATGTTCGGCTATAAAAAGAAGACAAATTCCAATCAAAAGTGCTAATACTAGTTGGCTCTTTAACTGAATCTTTATCTAAATTTAAAAGAGAAAAAAATGAAGCACTCTCTATTCTATCTCTAAAATCAATATTAACATATGGATCGGAATAGTGCTCTAAAACAGCAGAAAAAAGTGCATCACTTAAAAGAAATTCGGTTTTCAATTTAAGCAAATATCTAAAAGGAACTTCAAACCCAAATATATCTCCTTTATTAAGATTAGAAAAACTAAAAAGAGATTGTTTTAAAGTTCTATTATCAAAAGGATAATATCCTCCATCGTAACTATAAACATTCCTAGTAAAACCTAATCCAAAACTTCCTTCTAAGGTTTTAAAATGCCCTAAAGTACTACTAAAATCAAAATCAATTCCAGAATAAAATCCTAGATTAGCATAAATATCAAAGATCAACTTAACATAATCTTTATTAATATTATGTGCTAAATTTTCTGCAAAAAAATAAGTTAAATATCCATTTCTTATATAAGGTTTTTTGCCTGAATTATAAACAGAATTAAAATCAAAATCCAAAAAAGAAGAATCTTCGCTTGAAGATTTATTTCCAAAAAGATAAATGGTATTAAAAACAGAAAATCCTTTTCGTGGATTTACACCTAAAGACGGATTAAAAAACAAACTATCTCCTGGTCTGAAAAAAAAAGGAATATAGAATACTGGAACTCTTCCCATATAAAATATGGCATTTA
This window contains:
- a CDS encoding ribonuclease H family protein, with product MEKYYACILINSNEKIIFKSWEECKTTIKGKNNKIKSFKTIEQAQNWLSNNGDTIIYHHPIGIYFDSGTGRGKGVEIKVVNEKGISILDKILDKSLINEYGNHYVKNFQGISNNFGELLALYAALKIALKENIANIFGDSKLIIDYWSKGIYNSKKLKQITIDLIKKTVELRKKFEKEGGKISFIPGNENIADLGFHKTK
- a CDS encoding LPS-assembly protein LptD, which gives rise to MREFLYRNVFKKSFVRLLFFLTFSNVIFAQTLNDENSKKRNKLTLSQKSYLRELELSTDEDLKKWALKEGLKETDVVKIRELLLKKFGIDPVLFVKGKGLAGSGRYKIIIETTDNLENFTYGLTKDESIVFEGRVNILVEDIKENKKHNIKGDRIVLNRNSKKLYSIGNVEYVLDMDANEKLYFYGNEFFVDFDSQNFLLKDGILQKKMQKNQIDHILSFGGKVLKKIDNDVTILEQAFATTSKIPEPYYSIKASKIWVLPSGDFGFLNAIFYMGRVPVFYIPFFFRPGDSLFFNPSLGVNPRKGFSVFNTIYLFGNKSSSEDSSFLDFDFNSVYNSGKKPYIRNGYLTYFFAENLAHNINKDYVKLIFDIYANLGFYSGIDFDFSSTLGHFKTLEGSFGLGFTRNVYSYDGGYYPFDNRTLKQSLFSFSNLNKGDIFGFEVPFRYLLKLKTEFLLSDALFSAVLEHYSDPYVNIDFRDRIESASFFSLLNLDKDSVKEPTSISTFDWNLSSFYSRTFSDNSILDYKLNNLGLSFKLSGYENLYVKSPLEKPKEINDPTRKWFYLERIYAPYIDLNFQKDIYNNQWTFSSADAKEIIMRPEIKNLEDKGKYKKSVKGEKPEKIKDLNKDLYISPEPITLKSIDQFDSFFIRFGINPYLRNNVFFNNYGITSPKDFNYEIKNYLFDIKNKTDIKIHADFYNRLITFENLLYLNTIEYNPLTKDFKVEDKDKKSEHSVINQINVNLLPFIRYPVLSRSILKLENKATLYSFNKKYDTDVKSLVNKNSSIFFSDPETFYQSLTASLIYDFNYFNAELSGELKNSFEDIKASSELKLSLDFPYLLQEAGIGIKYYKKFKEDAIKNSGISGVQSLLNPLEPQKPSSPYKNLEMSPALYYKIEPRYLNYFKFSFLAAYDPLINRVSELSFKLNVFDFQFLFAMKDDFEYNYDPLKGDFSKVGITTKLVPYSIDSSYKKEFNVLNLFDKKLSFTLGIDAGWKINLQKFTDNELWSALTFKFKYTEFLEIYFSTFSINTKTFRYFKGYMDQIGLETVNIFTDLLKSFNFFNSQDRKNSLFKIKKFSSGFKFNFYDWKFVGEYNLEPDLLIGSDGIYSPIWRNNFTIYISWNFFAPVKASFENNKDTNYELIINRKTKK